The Pseudomonadota bacterium genomic interval AAATTCCTCTCCTTCATGAACTGCCGGGGCCAGGGTTTTATCTTTAACCGGGTTGAGCTTAACAATGAAAGGATCCAGATGCCGATCTTCTATCCCCTGGGCCAGGGGGATGTAGCTGTGGTCACTGACTTTTCCCAGGGGCAGGGAGGCGGATTTCTGCTCTTTGACCCGCAGAACGCTATAGGTTTTATTGCCGCTTTTTTCACTGATGATAGAACTCATGACCGTGTTCAATGCCCTTGAAAGCTTCATCATGGTGCCCAGTGGCGGGGTAATGGTTTCCTTTTCGATTTTATCCAGCATGTTGACATCAAAGCCGGTTTTAAGGGCCAGGTCATCAAGTGTCAGCCTTTGTTTCTCTCGCAGATGGCGGATTTTTTCTCCCACGTGGATAGGTCTTTCCTGCTCTTCCACCTGGTCCAGATGGTATGATAAATCGGAAAGATATTTTTCGTAATATTCATTGCGTTTATCGGTACTGATCATGTAATTTCCTCCTTTATGTATTGGACTATCAAACTAAAAAATCCTGATTTGCAGATATTAAATAATTACTAAGCTGAGCTATTAGCGGTTAGCATTTAGCTTTTAATAATCAGGGCTTTACGTTAACTAGTAACAACACCCATCGGGTGAATATGGATAACATTAAAGATCTTGTAATTATTGAGCTAACAGCTGAGTGCTAATAGCTAATCGCTTAATTTAGATAATTATAAATGGATAGTATCATGATTGGCAAGCTATTTTTTATTTATTTTATATTTCTTGCCCTGACCAGTCCTGGCTAAACCGGCAATAAAAACGCTGGAAAAAAAAGCTTGACACGGAAAAAATATTTAGCTAACTAACTATTGTCTTTTTTTTGTATACATTATTTTGGTGTATTGGTGAAACTTCACGACTGTACCTATTTTCTGGCAAACCGTCTGACCAGGACCTTGAAGCGGGCCTTCGACCGCCGACTTGAGTTCCATGGTTTGACTGCGGCCACCTGGTGCGCTTTGATGGCTTTGGCTGAAAATGGTCCGCTGACCCAGAAACAGCTGGCGGAAATCCTGGCGCTGGAAAATCCTACGGTTACCAGGACTATTGACCGCCTGGTTGAGAAAGGTTTTGTGGTTCGCCGTCCGGTTCCCCATGACCGGCGATCCTCCATTATTTCTCTGACTGAAAAGGGTAATGGAATCCGGCAGCAGATCAATGAAGTTGGTCATTGTTTTATGGGCTGGGTGACTCGCGGCCTGACGGATGACGAGCTGCGGATGTTCAAAGGTTTGCTGGTTCGTATCAGTGATCAGGCACAGGCCGGATAAAATGACGCTGGAAATGAATGATGCTGAGCGTTTTTCCCATTATCGTGGTTTGTGCCGGCAAATGAATGTTTTTTTCAGCCGGCATATTGCCGCTTATTGTTGTAATTGCCGGCAGGTGTTGCGAAGATTACCCGATGGCTCCGAGCAGCATGAACTGGTTTCCGGGGTTTTCCCCGGCTGCTG includes:
- a CDS encoding XRE family transcriptional regulator, whose amino-acid sequence is MISTDKRNEYYEKYLSDLSYHLDQVEEQERPIHVGEKIRHLREKQRLTLDDLALKTGFDVNMLDKIEKETITPPLGTMMKLSRALNTVMSSIISEKSGNKTYSVLRVKEQKSASLPLGKVSDHSYIPLAQGIEDRHLDPFIVKLNPVKDKTLAPAVHEGEEFIYVLGGEVKIVVEKHEEILCMGDAFYLKSTAPHLVTSNNDQPAMILAILYSGA
- a CDS encoding MarR family transcriptional regulator, whose translation is MKLHDCTYFLANRLTRTLKRAFDRRLEFHGLTAATWCALMALAENGPLTQKQLAEILALENPTVTRTIDRLVEKGFVVRRPVPHDRRSSIISLTEKGNGIRQQINEVGHCFMGWVTRGLTDDELRMFKGLLVRISDQAQAG